One window of the Primulina eburnea isolate SZY01 chromosome 18, ASM2296580v1, whole genome shotgun sequence genome contains the following:
- the LOC140819628 gene encoding protein BIG GRAIN 1-like B, which translates to MVDKCGYHRREISDNSNTNHPSFSSTLLDEIYRSFDQGEDENINVIMRKKQQTSAAMFRSEEEIANFQRACMIEKWMEKKVREKDAARRKSTAAESVLRSSSWDSSGGGAGFLSESFYEKRPKSIRVCDSSLNKEKSASKNKDGFMKTKSRALKLYAELKKVKQPISPGARLAGFLNSLFTAAGNTKKPKMSNSETNSPILKSANASTCSSASSFSRSCLSKTPSSRGKSAGGEKRSVRFSPVIVNEDFQSCGHKSLQEEINVNCKKQNSEAINEEMMVQVNVKENNRRVEEAVRDFLRNYQKNEFRFDHRTKSHNLDQEYDDEDDDAASYASSDLFELDNLSAIGMERYREELPVYETTHLHTNRAISSGLIL; encoded by the coding sequence ATGGTGGATAAGTGTGGATATCACAGAAGAGAGATAAGCGACAATTCAAACACAAATCATCCTTCTTTTTCTTCCACACTTCTTGATGAAATTTACCGTTCATTCGATCAAGGGGAAGACGAGAATATTAATGTCATAATGAGGAAGAAGCAGCAGACTAGTGCTGCCATGTTTCGAAGTGAAGAAGAAATTGCAAATTTCCAGCGGGCTTGTATGATCGAGAAATGGATGGAAAAGAAGGTTCGTGAAAAGGATGCCGCTCGGAGGAAATCAACAGCGGCTGAGTCGGTTCTCAGGTCGAGTTCTTGGGACTCCAGCGGAGGTGGAGctggattcttatctgaatctTTCTACGAGAAGAGGCCGAAGTCCATCCGGGTCTGTGATTCGAGCCTTAACAAGGAGAAATCGGCCAGCAAAAATAAGGATGGATTCATGAAGACGAAATCTCGAGCACTGAAATTATACGCCGAACTGAAGAAAGTGAAGCAGCCGATTTCCCCCGGCGCCCGTCTCGCTGGTTTCTTGAACTCCTTATTCACCGCTGCTGGAAACACTAAGAAACCCAAAATGAGTAATTCCGAAACCAATTCTCCAATCTTGAAATCGGCTAACGCCTCAACTTGTTCATCAGCTTCTTCTTTCTCCAGATCCTGCCTCAGCAAAACGCCTTCGTCTAGAGGAAAATCGGCAGGCGGCGAGAAAAGATCCGTCAGGTTCTCCCCGGTGATCGTCAATGAGGATTTTCAATCATGCGGGCACAAATCCCTGCAAGAAGAAATCAACGTCAACTGCAAGAAACAGAATTCGGAAGCCATCAACGAAGAGATGATGGTGCAGGTAAATGTAAAAGAGAATAATCGAAGAGTGGAGGAAGCTGTACGAGATTTTCTGAGAAACTATCAGAAAAATGAGTTTCGTTTTGATCATCGCACAAAATCCCACAACTTGGATCAAGAATATGATGACGAAGACGACGACGCAGCAAGTTATGCAAGTTCTGATTTATTCGAATTGGATAATCTTTCGGCCATTGGAATGGAAAGGTATAGAGAAGAATTGCCTGTGTATGAAACAACTCATCTCCATACAAATCGAGCGATTTCAAGTGGATTGATTCTGTAA